ATATTCAACCTGCGTTGTAACTTGTTTTCTGCCTACTTGTACCATTGGGTGGAGCCGCACATAAAAATTGCGTCACTCGTCTGCTGCCACACAGAAGTTGTGCCAGTGTTTGCCTTAATAACGCTGCTGTCATGTAAATTCCCACACCCACGTTAAAACTGACCACACATGACGTGCGGGAGCGTGTGGCTATAAAACGTGCAATTACCGCATTATTTCAGATGAAGCTGGACCTTTTTACATTGCTATTTTAACTTTCATAAAATAATTCGATTTTATTAAACAAAGGCATCATGTATATGATCGCGGACCGCTACGAGTAAACAGAAGGCTCACTGCTTTAAATGACGTGTTCTCAACTCTACTCTCACTACACTCCACACTAGTATACGTGCTCCTGTTTCAATGTTGTCTGCTGTTGTCcattttattactgttattgtatTACTCTTAGAAATGCTCACTGCCTCACATTTGACACATCATACTTTTCTCAtacttatttttctatttttttcttgtacCATGTTTACAACTTGTTGCACTTCCATTGtgtataatgaataatataataaactTTTCATTCCACTGTGTGTATAATAAATGGAATGAACGGATAAGATTTTAAATGGGGATAAATCCACAATATTTGGATAAGAGTTTATTGTCAGACAAAATCAGTAGCTACTGTTCATCACCCCTGTGACAATGACAACTGACAGTGGATCTCTGGAggaacatacaaaacaaacacaaccaataaaacaaaaaccatccACACACCACAGTATTGGTCCATATCCACTACCATGAACTCTAATAGCTGCTCACTCAGGCCAGCTGAGTATGCATGAAGGCATTTTCTGTTGGAGATTTCATAATGACCTGTATAAGAGATGCATTTAAGCTTTACCTCTGTAAGTTTAGAAATGCACGTTCTGGTCCACTCCTGAAATCTTAACATACTGTATAACTAaacacatttgctttttttgctgAATCATATGATAAAATAACTTAGTGCTTCAGATAGCCTATAAAAGTATACTTCTGCTACTCTAATGCTTGTATTGTTGCTGCAGGCCACcttcattaaacaaacaaaaacaaacaaacaaacaaaaacagcaggaagtgaAGCCATGAGAGGGCCACACGTTGATCACTTCTTCCATAAAGACAGGTGCTCCATACTCTTAATACATATCACAACATGGGGTCAAGTCTTTAACTACATATGCATGGTCCACACTCAAGTAAAAAATGACAGTTGGTGGGGGACATGAATAAAGGAATGCCCTCACTTGAACAAGTACAACACTGCTGTACTAGCCATAGCAAGCATAGTGTTCTAGTAAACACTGACTGACTACCTACAAATGTAAAAGTGACAGGGAGATTAATTCCGTTTGAGCAGTGCTGCCACACTTGCACATAACgtggagaggaaaaaacaaaacaaaaaacacaacaaacacctcCGCTGTTGGAAAATAAATTCACCCAAATCAAGCTTGGTATCTTATGCTAATGTTCTTTGGCTTTGCTACATAACCTTTTCCCCCTACTCATTTCACTGCAGTACATCATGCATGGCATacgcagggggaaaaaaacaaaaaccagaacAACTAACAGCATTCAGACAGCCTAATAATACTACTGTCACACACTAACATTATGACAATATGACAGAGAACGAAGTAACATGTTTGTCtatgaagagaaaagaaaattgaGTCCTggttatttatatatgtattacaGGAACGTCTTCCTGAGTTATCCCATAGGGTACAGCTGTCAGGAAAAGTTGTAATGCCCTTCCCTCCGAAGGCGTTTGGCCTGTGCGATCCTCTCAAGGAGCGGTGTAGATATAGGACCATGGAACAGAGACTTTATCGCAGGGAAGGGTCAAACCACAAGCCACACGCTCAGCTCACAACTTGGTTCGGGTTCCAACACGAGTGCTATTTCATTAAGGTCATGGCCAGTCAAGAGGCGAGCTTATCAAAAGCCTCCGCTCTTCTGGACCGTCCTGCGTCCTTATTTGCAAGTGACCTGAAGTGAATGCCAGGACAGTGTTGCacttctgctctctgctcatgGATCGAGTCCCCTATCCCACCcccttatttcatttcattttattaatctGGCATGTCGATACACAGTTTAGGGGGAGGCACAAAGTACTTCCCAGGACTCTGCGTGATGACCACGCCCGTCTTCTTGCGGAACATGGGGCCGATCTTGGGTGGCTCATGGACGGGTGGCTCCTCGGCCACTTCTGAGTCCTCGTGCTGCAGGTCGTAGGAGATGTTGCCATACTCCCGCAGGAAGGGGAAAAGCTCCAGGAGGAACTGGCAGAAGTCCTTACGGATGCCAAACCACCCTGGTCAAAAGAAAGGTGTGGGAGGAGATGCAGGATTAGATCTTACAGCTACACCATACAGCAACAAGTCAAATGATATGAGGCAACGCATGGACACAAAAGGGACAAGCATTTAAACAGTATGCTAAAAGGCAAATCTTAAAGTTTAGAAATAGACCAGAAATTCTGATTCACAacataattaaaacaacaaaaaagaaacaaacaataacataCTGATATTGCAATGTCTGGCGTAAATTTTAAGTGCAAAATGGTATagcaaaaggcactgcataaaTACTGTTAGCAGCAGTATTTGTAGTGAATAATGCATTGTTagacattttgcatttttgaacAAAGTACTTGTCACATTCAAGAGCTCTAAATCAGTTCtgtaaaacagaacagacattGCTATCTCTTTTGGGTTGTGATGAAAATTACTTACAATGATTGCCTCCTTTTTGGCCAAATGTAGTTGCCATCAGTGTCACCAGAGAGACCCAGAGAGGCACAAAGACTGGGACAAATTTAGAGTGGTAATGGCCATCTAATTTATGGACAAGAAGGATCTGGAAAATTgggataaaaataaattaaaacacagatCGACTTCAAGTGGAGATTTCAGCATTTACTACCTCTAGCAATACAGCCACAAAATCTTGACACAgtctgaatgaacacacacacatatatatacacatatatgtatatgtatatatatatacacacacacacacatacatacatacatacatacatacatacatacatatatgtatatatatatacacatacatacacacatatgtatatgtatatatatatatatatacatatatatacacacatatgtatatgtatatatatatatatatatatatatgtatatgtatatatatatacacacacacacacatacatacatacatacatacatacatacatacatatatgtatatatatatacacatacatacacacatatgtatatgtatatatatatatatatatacatatatatacacacatatgtatatgtatatatgtatatatatatatatatatatatatatatatatatatatatatatatatatatatatatacacacacacatacatacacacatgtatatgtatatatatacacatatatgtatatatatacatatatacatatatatacacacacacatatatatatatatatatatatatatatatatatatatatatatgtatatatatgtgtatgtatgtatgtgtgtgtgtgtgtgtgtgtgtatatatatatatatatatatatatatatatatatatatatacacacacacacacacacacacatacatacatacacatacatatatatatacacatatatatatatatatatatatatatatatatatatatatatatatatatatatatatacatacacatacatacacacatatacacacacacatgcatatatacatacatatatatacatacatacatacatacatacacaaaaacagctACATCAACATCAGCCTCAGAGATCCACTACTGCTTGGGACACTACACATTACAAATTTTTTTTACCTCAAAGGTCAGCAATGGGACCACTATAGCCATCCAGCTGATGGCCATGGTGATGTGAGTGCGCCGCTGCTCAGCAATGACATCCATCGAGCGCAGGAACAGCACGGACCAGACGATGTAATAGAGCACCACGAGGCAAAGGAAGGACATGAGAATCCAGAGCGGCACGCACACCACCTGCCGAACAACGCACCGTCACGTCAAA
This is a stretch of genomic DNA from Electrophorus electricus isolate fEleEle1 chromosome 6, fEleEle1.pri, whole genome shotgun sequence. It encodes these proteins:
- the tmem185 gene encoding transmembrane protein 185-like, with protein sequence MNLRGFFQDFNPSKFLIYACLLLFSVLLALRLDNTIQWSYWAVFAPIWLWKLMVIIGASVGTGVWAHNPQYRAEGETCVEFKAMLIAVGIHLLLLTFEVLVCDRVERGTHFWLLVFMPLFFVSPVSVAACVWGFRHDRSLELEILCSVNILQFIFIALRLDKIITWPWLVVCVPLWILMSFLCLVVLYYIVWSVLFLRSMDVIAEQRRTHITMAISWMAIVVPLLTFEILLVHKLDGHYHSKFVPVFVPLWVSLVTLMATTFGQKGGNHWWFGIRKDFCQFLLELFPFLREYGNISYDLQHEDSEVAEEPPVHEPPKIGPMFRKKTGVVITQSPGKYFVPPPKLCIDMPD